Genomic segment of Panicum virgatum strain AP13 chromosome 9N, P.virgatum_v5, whole genome shotgun sequence:
gccgaggcgggaacagcgtctagggccacggcgtggaggcgggaatcttcccgcgcgtggagttttggcggttttctcaaaaccggccaccaacccgggtttcgcggatccccaaaaaccgcgaaccggatcttcatccacatggcggcatcgcggagaagacttcgactcgaagaaagaacttcgaccgtcggatgagtccttgtatctttttcggttttgcccctacgggctttctagtgtctaatAGAGTATAGgagtagtttagtcttttagtcTAGAGTTAGTGGGGGATAAatatctctctccctccccactctctttctctctttttttcctggACTCACCATTCCCGTCGCCTCCTCCCTTTTGCTTTTGCTGGTtgttctttttctccctccctctcctcttctaGGTTTAGGAATTTCCCATGAATTCTTGAAGACTTGTACTGTGATTCGAAGGGAATGGAGGCCCTTCTCTCCTGTGCCCTCCGAGGGTTTTTGATTTGAGTGAAATCGAGTTGTTTTTCCTTCTGGGATTTTGGTTTCCCGTGTTGGTTTTGACCTTGTGCAGGTTGGGGTAGTGGCATCCGGCCGGTTGGCCGCGGCTCCACGCGTGCTGGTAAGCTGCGCCGAGTCAAGCCGATCCCTGCCGCGCGCGCGTTCAGGGGCTGCCTGCAGGCCAGCAGCTGCTGCATTGCTTCCCAGGCAGCGCGTGCTGTACGCACGGCAGGGGCATGCAGGCAGGCGGTTGACAGCATCCAGCACCTGATCTGGTACAGGGGTTTGCGGCACCCAAGGCAGGCAAGCTTGGCAGGGCAAGCGGCTCCCCCAAGCAGCAGCGGCGCACGCACTTGCCAAGCAGAGGGCACGCAGACTGCCGCGGCCAGGGGCGTTCGCGCTTGCCGGTGCAGGGCTCCTAGTGGAAGAAAAGGTAAAATTCAGCAGCTTTGTGGTTTCGTGTTTGTGTGATTCTTGTGCAGGGAGACGAATCGAGTGCGTGTGTGGGAAATCCCAACTCTGATCGTGTTCGTTCTTCATCAGCACAACTCTGCCCGTAAGGTGTTCGATGAATTGCTTCAccagtcttttctttttctgttgaTTTTGCTAGATTTTTCTTGGGTCCCTTTTGAGTAGCAAATCATGTTTTAGGGCTGCCTTCTAGTTTTAGTCGCTTAGCTCCTTCTCTAGATTTATTTTCCTTCTCTAGGTTTAATTAATTTTCTGCTTAATTAAAACTtgaaaaagcaaaacaaaaattagTTTAGTTGTTCTTGTGTTAGCTAGATTTCATTCCAGTATTTCTAGTTTTGTTTTATCTATGCTCTAACCCttttgttcgagtttctgagaTATTTTGGCTTTCCGAACGCTTTGCTCTGATCTTCATTTGCGTGATTGAACTTGTGAGATTTTGTTCGAACTTTTCTCGATCGAGCTTCCGATTGTGCGTCAAGAGTATTACTAGTGCCGATAGTCGTTCTGAGCTATGCGGTACTGATACTCTTCGTCCAAGGTGCGTTGGGTGAATCGGGACTTTTCTCTTCGGTTTTTCAAATCGAATttgaggctcccattcaccccccccctctgcTCGCCTATTTGGTCCTTCATGGTGTAGTGTGCAGGAATAGGTAAGCAAATCCCAATAATTGTGATGTACTACATAAATGGATAGACATTTGAGAAGACAGGTGTATGTAGAAATTTTAGAAACAAAGGGCAATCAATCATAGTTCCATTTTCTAAAACAGGCATCCCATTTTCTAAGGGGAATGCATGTTGAAGAGTTTACTTGTATTTCAGATCCCTTCCATGTGGAGGCTCGAAGTTGGAGCATGTAACAATTCCTTTTTTGAAATAATGATACACCATATATCTGGATGCACCGAAAAACTTAAGCTGTTGGGGGAAATGACAGGCAATTCAATTATTATACTTTGAGATAGGAGGCAGGAGGTCTAATCAATCTATCtcgattttttttagaatttttgaaaTCTTATGAACCATACTTTCATGCATGTATGTAAGTGTTCGGGTTCATAAATTCACGCATACGAACCCTTGCATTTCACTTATGCTTCGAGAATTTATTTCATGAAACCCACCTCTGCTTCGAAGATATGAAAATTTGTTCCTGCAAATAGTGTTCGGCTGGCGTTATTACCACCATATATAGTATGAtcccaactttttttttgtgaaaggaAACTGTGGGGGAGATCCCTGCAAAAAAGTTTTTATAAATAAAGGGGCCGAGGCCAAAGTTCAGGGTTCAGAGTGTCTTACAATGCAATTAACTGAAAGCTGGAGAATATCTTGCATTAATATGTTATTTAACATAATGGCTGGAGAATCCGCAAATACTGTTCATAAAAACGATATAACTTGGATAAGTCATAACAATGGAAGTCGTCATTAGTTGACTTGCATTTGTAATGAGTGGTGTTGTATGCATGTGCATTTAAGCCCGTCACTGCAGTGACTTGAATTACTGAAAACAACATTTGCTTCAGATTGGTAGACAAAATATCTGTTTTGCATTCCCTGTGATCTGCCTGTGTATGTACTTttttaaaggaaaaaaaactactACCATACGTAAGCTCTACCTCGAGAAGACTCCTGTTGCACACTACTAAGAAACGGTTTTAGAGGCATGTAAAAACTTATTTTTAGAGACATGTGTGATACCCGCCTATGGTTCTCGTAGCTACAAATGCAGTTTGCAGGATTGGATAAAGAGACCGCCCCTCGAAAAtccatttccaggggcgggacACCCCACCTGTCTCTGGAAATATTGCTCTCCTACTAAAATAATATAACTTCATCCAAAAGTTTGAGGCAAATGGAGCCTCAAATGATGATCATAAATATACTTCTATATATGTGTTGGTATTGGAAAAAAGTCAATTTAACATGTACTAAAATAAAACTACCCAAACTCAACATATTATTTGTATCACTAAATGTTGGGAAAAGAACTATCATGCATTTGTGtaaatatagaaaaaattatattcttcctctctctcctccatggaTCGAGAAAATTATTTACTTGGGAATGAGGCTAAAACTTATAGATTGATGGAAGTTATAGATTGGGTGAAATTCTCCTTTGCTTCACAGGTatgcgcgcacacacacactacacacacatacatacatacaatcTGTAGAAATAAAATCTAGTACGTTTATATATGATtcaatatttatatataatttatTTCCACAGAACACACAGAAAACTACGCTTTCTATTTTTCAATACAGAATAATAATAAAAAGACAAAATatctttaaaataaaaaatgaagaGGAGTAAAAAAACAAGTGAATAAGAAAGGCCAAACAAACACCTACCATAGAATTATTGCATTGGTAGCAAATAGGGACGAGATGGTCCACACTACAATCCTCCTAGTTGTGCAGTAATTTTGTTTATACTGTTTATTTCTAAAGGATTGTACTTCTTTGACAGGCACAGAAGCTCTTTTTGCTGATCTGGGATACTTCAGCATCAGATCGATCCAGGTACAAGATTATTTAGATATTTCGGTAAAAAAAGAAGTACTGCAAATAAATTATTCTGATATCTGAAGGGGGAGAACAAAAATGATCTTGTGACCACATGGGATTAAAATACATGTAGTGTTAATTTCAATTACTATCTTCATTCAAGACATTCACATGCATGACAGTGAAAATGGATTTATGGATCACTACTTGAACTTATGAAAGTTGAACTGTTTCCATTTATGTTTGTATACTACACAAACATCATTATGGTGGTAATAAGGAAACTACTTTTGTCTTTCAGATGAGCTTCACCTTCAGCTTATTACCTTCGGTGTTGCTCACATATATTGGGCAAGCGGCATACCTGAGGAAACACACAGACATGCGTGTGACTGACATACCTAATGTTTTTTTCAATTCAATCCCAAGTACGTGACACAAATAGTAGCCTCTGTTATTAATTTCTTGGTTATTATTAAACAAAAAATTAAATGGATACTCTCTTGTATGACGCAGGCTCTTTGTTTTGGCCAACTTTTGTCCTAGCTCTCATTACATCTGTCATTGGAAGTCAAGCTATGATCTCGTGTGCCTTTGCAACCATGTCTCATTTACAAGCACTCAACTGTTTTCCAAGGGTCAAGATACTACGTACATCAAGGCGTTATTCAGGCCAGCTGTACATCCCTGAAGTGAACATCTTCCTTTGTATTGCTGCTTGTGTTGTTACCATAAGCTTCCGGACAACTGGTTTCATTGCGAAAGCACATGGTAAGAAGTCTAAAAGTTGAATTAATGATTATTGTTAAATGCTCTATTTCATACTTTTGCACCAATGTTTATCCACATTTCAATAGTTTGCCACTTACTATATTTCCACCTATATCTGTACAGAAATTTGTGTGGTCCTTGTGATGGTCATCACAACCCTATTGATGACAATAGTGATGCTGCTTGTGTGGAAGGTAAACATTTGGTGGatcgccatcttcttcattgtctacaTATCAACTGAGTCTATCTACACAGCTGCAGTTTTATATAAGTTCGCCCATGGACCTTATGTGCCAGTGGCTATGTCAGCTGTTCTCATGTTAATCATGATTGTCTGGCACTACGTGCATGTCAAACGGTACAAATATGAGCTTGAGCATATTGTGTCACGCGATGAGGTGAAAGATCTACTTGAACGTCGAGACCTAAAGAGGGTCCCAGGGCTAGGGCTTTTCTACACTGAGTTGGTTCAAGGGATACCACCCATATTCCCTCACCTCATCGAGAAGATTCCTACCATTCACTCAGTGATTGTCTTCATCACGGTGAAACGTTTGCCAATTCCGTATGTTGATGTCTCCGAGCGCTTCCTCTTTCGACAAGTGGAGCCCAAAGAGTTCATGGTGTTCTGTTGTGTGGCAAGATATGGGTACCGCGATAAGCTCGAGATGGCCAACGATTTTGTTAAAGTCCTAGTTGAGTACCTCCAATACTATGTGAGGGACTTAAACCTCTATGGAGTTGGTGATGAGCCATTGAAAATTATCTTCCATAGTGCTCGTGTTGACAGCTTTACTTGGGAGAGGAAGCCCTCAGGACATGTTATCTATGCTGAGGAGATGCTTACACCAGCCCAATCCTTCTCGGAGCTCACAATGCATCCAGTCTCCATGAGCAGTAGATTGGCACATTTCCAGGTAACAATTAATAAATAAATGGGTTTTTTTTGTTTAGAAACATTCTTGTTGTAAACTAGATGTCCTCATTTGGTGGTGTGCTAATAATATATATACTCTTTTCAAATAACACAGGTGGGGGAAATGAACCTAGAGGAGATGTTGAAGATTGAGGAAGATCAAAAGATCATCCAACGCGAGGTGGATAATGGTGTTGTTTATATTATTGAGGAGAGTGAAGTAGTAGCCAAGCCTCACTCCAACTTGTTAAAGAAGATTATTGTGAACTACATCTACAGTTTCCTAaggaaaaattcaaggaatGGAGAGAAGATGTTATCCATTCCAAGAGGCAAACTACTCAAGGTTGGGATAACCTATGAGATCTAGGTCTCACATAAGTTTACATATTAACAGAATGATGTATTTTCCTGGCATGCATGTTAATATGTGATAGCAATGAGAGCTTACTGACGCAATGTCTGAaagataaatatatatatttcaaGAATTCAATGTCTAATAGAATGGTGTCATGATGTGAGCCAACATTTAAGCAGCAAACTGCTCTTCCATTAATTAACTGCAAAACAAAACTAGCAAATACTTATGTGTGCACATTCTTATTTGATTGACGCTTAAATGGTACTTCATTTAACCAGCACGATGAAGTGGGAAACCAAAACTAATGGATCAACATAAAACTAAAAAATGGGCATCAAACTAATTGATCCTCCCAACCAGCATGTACACATATAACCTGGAACTCTCTTCATTTATTAGATGATGTAATACCCACTTCAAGAATGAAACGTCCAGTAGTCCTCCAGCTGTAGACCAAGAACCCAAGACAGATATATCACAATTTGAAATGCTTTAAATCCTTATATTATATTTAAGGACAGAAGGAGCATACAGTCCAACTTAATAAATGTTTTGAATTCTCAGTCCACGTGCGCCCCTAGGGGGCGTCCTTGGACCCGTGTGGGCCCTGTGACCACACAGGCCCCCAAATTATGAAGTATAACTTATGTATATATAGTAATATAGGAGGCCTCAATTTTGTTAGTTTGCAGCCAATTCCATAGCAAAACGAGGCCCAAATTGCACCTAGAAGTCACACCTCGTATTTTCGATTGTCGATCGTCCGACGCCCAGCCTTCTGTTTGGTAGTCGCGGCGGCACTACTCGACTTGATCACGACACCAAAGGCAACTAACACCGCTTCGTCTCCTATCACGCACTAACACTTGTGCCTCGTAGAGGTGGAGCGGACTTGCGCCTAGCGGTCGCGGTGTTGAATCACCAATGTCGGTCGCCAGATGCTAGTCATGAGACGCCCACGGGCCATGGCCACTCTTGAACTTTGTTTCAAAGAATGCCCAAAGGATAAAGTTCTTCAAGTGCAGAACAGGTACGATAATTCTTGAAATATCACGACGCCCCAGTGCGCAAGGGTGGAGGAAGAGGCCTAGGGCCACTAGGGCTATAGTCCTAGGCGTGGCCTATTTTCTCTATACTGTACAATATTGTGGAAAAAGGCCTATTTTATCTATGCTGTACAATATTGTGGCAAAGAGGATAAGGCCGCGAAAAAGAAAACGTGATGAAATGGCAAATGGAGCCCCACATGTTGGGTGATTTAATGAAAGTAACTACGATTTGGACCTCATGCGAAACGATTAGCAAATATGATAAGGACTTCGATGTGTAATTTGAAAGTTTGGCGACATAAATGGCTCCTCAAGCCAAGTTTTCGAACCCCCGGtgcattttctatttttaagtCAACAGATAAAGATTGGCGACACCATCTTTTGAAACTATCTGCTGCACTTATTATTATATATAAAAAGCACGAGAAAAATGTTCAATACGTAAACTGTGAAATAAAAACTTTATAGCATCTCTATCGTAGTGCGACATCTGAAGAAGTTATATATATAGTGGCATGTACTTTTCGCACTTTCgcaggtaaaaaaaaaaggacagaCGGCAGCCCCCCCGTGTTTCCAAACTATGAAGGGCTGCCGCCGGGATAGATAGTCATGTGCGTGTTAGCGTTCAGTTAAAGCAAGAAActtttttgtttgaaaaaaaaacttaagaAACCCTGGCTAAACTAAAATTTCGTACGCCCTGGAGCACTTATTATCAGCAGATATGCTACTCCAACTTTTTGCCCCGCCGGCACGGAAGCAAATACGCATGCTTGCAGCCAGAAAGTCCTGGTACAGCAGCCGCAGGCCGTATGTACTGACGACCTCCCAGACCAAGTGAGCATTCAGGATGCAGCAGAAAATGTCAAATCATCCATGCTTTTCTTTCCAAAAGATGGGCTACAAAACGTATGCTTTTCTTCCCATGAGCTATGAAACGACGTTACTTTGGTTCCAAATCAGGCTTCAGCTGCAACAATTTACAagccggccggcgggcggcggtcaTGGTCCGTTTTGTCAGTCAACGCCCATCCAGCAACGGCCACGTCGTCGTGTCCTCGATCTGTCGTCGTCAGCCACTGCACTTGTGCGACTTTGGTAAGGTTCGTCCGAGCTGAGGATCGACCTGTCGGTCAGCATTGACGATACATGTGGGCAGGGGCGAAGCTACATGAGCTTTACCTGGTGCACATGCACCATggtgaaaaatatttttcctagtAGCTAATTAAATTTTACCATATCAATTATACTAGCTTCCTTCATTGTAATGGAGGGTGCACCAGAGTTAAAATCATCTTGGCTTCGCCACTGCATGTGGGGTATACTGGTATAGTACCTAGGGAAATTTAGCAAAAGTAAACCATAGGAAGCTACCGGATGGATGAGTTGGTAGCTAGTTAGACAAAgctgcagagagagagagagagagagagagagagagagagagagaaagagagagagagtacatTGCTTGGATGAGGCAGCGGAACTTGCTACGGCAAAAGGTAGGAGAGAGGGAAGAAAAAGTAGAAGGTAGAAGAGAGGGAAGATGCACGCGCAAGGCATGTCGCAACTCCAACACATCACCACCGGTTCTAAAACCCCAATAGTAGAGAGAAATGAGAGAGGGCAAAAATAATAAGAGTGTGGTGTGGGCATACGAACCAGCGTGAGGACCTAGGGTATGTTTGGCACGGCTCCAAAATCAGCTCCAAAACCGGCTCCAGCtgaagccctgccaaacagttTAATTTGGAGCAGCTCCAGGCAAGGAGCCGCAGTTGGAGTCCTTTTCGGCTTCCACTGGAGAGGTGGAGCCATAAAACGTGGCTCCAAGCGGCTCCGTGAGTAGACACTAGTACTaaaagctgttttgccaaacatttttcaaaacagctccagttccaccagagaagccgttCCACTAGAGGAGCCAGAGCTGAAGCTGTTTTTGGAGGAGccagagccctgccaaacaggccccTACTATCACCGCCGATGGTGGTGTCCATTGAACCCCGTACTTTCTACATTTTAgctcttttgaaaaaaaatatatttagacTCTTGGAGAAGTAAGTTGCATTTTTGGACTCTGAGGGTCGGCGCCATGACTCAGTGCCATCGGTCATGACGCCAACCCCCATACCATGCTTCTGAGCTGGCGCCTATCACTAGTAGAAAACACGCCAAAGGTCCACCCCAAAGGTACCAGaatgaagatgaaccggtacctatgctagtataggtaccggttcatcttcgtACTGGTATCTTTGGGGTGGATGGgacctatggatgagccttaggtaccggttggtaacaccaaccggtacctaagactctccataggtaccgggtggtaacttttacattagtaccgggtggtaccaccaaccggtgcctatggatgagccttaggtaccggttggtaacatcaaccggtacctaaggctccttaggtacctaaggctcatccatgagttacttcaaaaaaaaaatctatctgCCCATCAAAAGTGATGTGTAGACGAGATGGTAAGAGAGGTACATGCAAGGCGAGAGATTCTGAGTTCGAATCCCACCCAACCACTTTTGCCAAAAATaccagccttaggtaccggtttttctACCCGGTGCTCATGACCATGACTTTTGGTCTCGGTTTCCaggtaccggttcaaaaaccggtaccttaggcctttAGCAACCGGTGCCTATATGTGGCAAACAGAACGATGCCAACAATCATGGTGTTGTTGAAACACAGCGCCATATGTTAGGGGCGTCGTGCTGTGTTATTACGGCGCCAAGTGTCGTGGCGCCGTGCCTTAAGATTTAACTCTGGCGCCGTGCCTTAAGATTTAACTCCAGCTCGCCTTCTCATTCTCCCTTTTTGTAGCTCGACGTCAAATTCCACGACACCGTGCTGTGGGGCCATTGCTAGTTAGCGCGCGCCAGGAGGCCAACCAACAATCGGTTTCCAACATATACTCAAAAGTTTTCTTTTTTGGATTCCGTGATATTCCCTTTCCCTTCTAGCTTCTGCGGTGCGCGGTCCACAAGGGCCGATGTTAATCAGCGCTCGCGGAGCAATTCCAGCGCGCGGTCTCCGACAAACCATTCTATTTCCTTTTTTGGAAATGATTTTTGCtccataatttttttctttggaaAGTTATAACttgtaaatataattttgtgcATAACTTATAACACACATGTTCTGAGACATAAAATCTcatcataacttttacagtacatATAAATTTTACGTATAATTCTTTCTTCAACTTCTCAAAAAATAACTTTTTAGCACAACTTTTACAATACATACAATTTTGGTACATAGTGTTTTCAAATAACTTGTGAAGGACAATTTTTTTGCACAACTTCTATGTAGCCCTGCTAATGGGCAAAAATCCAACCCATTCCCACCCCAATCCAAAACAAATATGTTTTTTTCTTACTCCACCCCATCCCATTCCAAATCAAATTAtccccaacccaacccaccaTGTCTTGGGTTGCCATGGGGCTGCTCCCGTGGAGTTGCCATGGATACAGCCCATTCCAAAACAACCAGTAGTGGAGCATTGGCAACACGTACAATAATTAAACAATATCAAGGGATAAGCATGAACAGGAGTATGTAAGAAGTCATCAACATTGCTGCAGGAATGAGTCCAACTAATAATTATCCAATATTATTCTAGAACAAGGCAACAAGAAAAATATTGACTTAATAATAAAAATTACTTTTAACTAACAAGGAGACCAGTACAGCACTGATTTGTCTCTAGCAGAACTTCAGCTAATAATAGCAGGCAAACAACATGCACGAATTTCCAACGTCCCCAAAGTAGATGTGATGCTCATATTCAGAGTTTCCATAGAGTAACATGACATGATGAGCCATATTAAACCACAGATTATAGAATTAACTTAATAGATTATCAAAATTCATCTAGTCTTGTAGTGCTCCTCCAACGAGACTAGACACTCTACTCAACGTTCCTGCGGCCATGGCCCTTGTACGCCTCTTCAGCGATTCTGAAATAATGTAGAACAAATAACTATGAAGAGTGTACAACTCAGGAATATAGCCTCTTTAATTGTAACAATACACCTGAGTTTCAGCTTGATATTAGTCTACAATATAACTGTCCTTAGTAAATTGTTTATCACTACTACTCTTGGAATAATGCAGGAGGAAACCTGCTGTAAAGCTCAATACTACTGACAGAAATGAAATGTAAATTGTTTatcactactactactactaacaCATGATCTCCCCCAGAA
This window contains:
- the LOC120688559 gene encoding probable potassium transporter 16 isoform X2; the protein is MSFTFSLLPSVLLTYIGQAAYLRKHTDMRVTDIPNVFFNSIPSSLFWPTFVLALITSVIGSQAMISCAFATMSHLQALNCFPRVKILRTSRRYSGQLYIPEVNIFLCIAACVVTISFRTTGFIAKAHEICVVLVMVITTLLMTIVMLLVWKVNIWWIAIFFIVYISTESIYTAAVLYKFAHGPYVPVAMSAVLMLIMIVWHYVHVKRYKYELEHIVSRDEVKDLLERRDLKRVPGLGLFYTELVQGIPPIFPHLIEKIPTIHSVIVFITVKRLPIPYVDVSERFLFRQVEPKEFMVFCCVARYGYRDKLEMANDFVKVLVEYLQYYVRDLNLYGVGDEPLKIIFHSARVDSFTWERKPSGHVIYAEEMLTPAQSFSELTMHPVSMSSRLAHFQVGEMNLEEMLKIEEDQKIIQREVDNGVVYIIEESEVVAKPHSNLLKKIIVNYIYSFLRKNSRNGEKMLSIPRGKLLKVGITYEI
- the LOC120688559 gene encoding probable potassium transporter 16 isoform X1, which codes for MSFTFSLLPSVLLTYIGQAAYLRKHTDMRVTDIPNVFFNSIPTLITSVIGSQAMISCAFATMSHLQALNCFPRVKILRTSRRYSGQLYIPEVNIFLCIAACVVTISFRTTGFIAKAHEICVVLVMVITTLLMTIVMLLVWKVNIWWIAIFFIVYISTESIYTAAVLYKFAHGPYVPVAMSAVLMLIMIVWHYVHVKRYKYELEHIVSRDEVKDLLERRDLKRVPGLGLFYTELVQGIPPIFPHLIEKIPTIHSVIVFITVKRLPIPYVDVSERFLFRQVEPKEFMVFCCVARYGYRDKLEMANDFVKVLVEYLQYYVRDLNLYGVGDEPLKIIFHSARVDSFTWERKPSGHVIYAEEMLTPAQSFSELTMHPVSMSSRLAHFQVGEMNLEEMLKIEEDQKIIQREVDNGVVYIIEESEVVAKPHSNLLKKIIVNYIYSFLRKNSRNGEKMLSIPRGKLLKVGITYEI